Sequence from the Pseudocalidococcus azoricus BACA0444 genome:
CACCAGAAGGGGCCAGGGATTATCTAGTACCCAGTCGCGTCAATCCAGGTGAATGGTTTGCCCTGCCCCAATCCCCGCAGTTGTTTAAGCAATTACTCATGGTTTCGGGGTGTGATCGCTACTACCAAATTGCCCGTTGTTTCCGGGATGAAGATCTCCGGGCCGACCGTCAACCGGAATTTACCCAACTGGATATGGAGATGAGTTTTCTCGATCAGGAGGAGATTCTGGGACTGAATGAGGGCCTGGTCTGTCACATTTTTGAAACCGTTAAAGGGATTAAACTGCCCCGCCCCTTTCCACGCCTAACCTATGCTGAAGCCCTGGATCGCTATGGCACAGATAAACCGGATACCCGCTTTGGCCTGGAGTTGGTGGATGTCTCGGATATTCTCAAAGATTCTGGTTTTAAGGTCTTTGCCCAGGCCGTGGCCAGTGGTGGAATCGTCAAAATTCTCCCAATTCCTGGCGGGAATGAGCAAATCTCCAATGTTCGCATTAAGCCCGGTGGTGATTTATTCCAAGAAGCCACAACCGCCGGAGCTAAGGGCCTGGCCTATATCCGGGTGCGGGAAAACGGCGAAATTGACACCATTGGCGCGATTAAAGATAACCTCAGCCCGGAACAAAAAGCGGAACTCCTGAAACGCACTGGGGCCCAAGCGGGGCATCTCTTACTCTTTGGGGCCGGAGATACAAATACGGTCAATAAAACCCTAGATCGGCTGCGGCAGGTGGTCGGGAAAGAATTTGGCTTAATTGATCCAAGTCGTAACGATCTGCTGTGGGTGGTGGATTTTCCGATGTTTGAATGGAACCCAACCGAAAAACGCCTCGAAGCCCTGCACCATCCCTTTACTGCCCCCCGCCCGGAAGATATTAACGATCTCAAAACCGCCAAGGCCCAGGCCTACGATTTGGTCATGAATGGGTTTGAAATTGGCGGCGGTAGTTTACGGATTTACCAGGCCGAGTTACAGGAACAGGTCTTTGAAACCATTGGCCTCAGCCCGGAAGAAGCCCACGATAAATTTGGCTTTTTACTGGAAGCCTTTGAATATGGCACCCCTCCCCACGGCGGCATTGCCTATGGCCTGGATCGGTTAGTCATGCTTTTGGCGGGTGAAGACTCGATTCGCGATGCCATTGCCTTCCCCAAAACCCAACAGGCCCGGTGTTTACTTACGGGAGCACCTGCAAATGTTGCTAGTCAACAACTCAAAGAACTCCATGTCACCTCAACCCATCGCCCAAAACCCAACTAGAAGAACTTAAACCCTAGCTTAATGACGTTACCCAGACTGATCTGAACTCGCAAAGGGGTGAGAAGTCTTTTCTAATCTGCTTTTTGGTCAGTGGTCAATGGGTAACGCCAGAAATCGGGGAGGAAATTACCCCTTAGAAGCTGAAGGTAAGGTTGGGATGGTATTCTGCACCCCGATAAACAATCCCTTGGTCTTTGGGGGCAGGAGGGTTGAGGGCCTGGTGGGGATGATATTCGGCTCCCCGGTAGTGGGCAACTGCGGCCGTTTCTTTAACATTCAGGTGGGCGGGATTGACCTCATAGGTTACGCCACGATAGGTCAGTTTCATAAAATCACCTCAAATTATGCTAGTGAAGATTCTTAATCATGAGGCGCGTTCCTTCGGGATAATCCCTACTTCCGTCTTCCAAAAATGGAGATGAACGACTGTTTCTGTATCTAATTTAACAGTTTGCCAATTATGAGAGCAACCTAGAGACAAAACTTAATATACCTTGTGAAGTGTATATGCGCTACAGCCCTTTACGATGAACCACCGTGCTGGCAGACGGGCCTGGAAGTACGCTTTATAGGCTAATGATCTCTACACTGCGGCGGCACTGCTTAGGGTAATCCCTGATCAACTTTGAACCAATGCAACGGTACACAGCCTAATTGTGAGAGGGGCCGCACTTTAAGGGATTCATGGTACGCATTAAAGACAGAGATAGGCTCAAACATCAGTGTAGAAAGACTGTTTCCTTTGAGAGTAACCAAACCCAAGAACAGACTAATAAGACGATTCAAAAAGCGATTTGCTCTTTATACCTTGTTGTGGCATCAATATCCTTGATTTCACCGATAACTTTTTTATAGCTTTTCTGTATCACTCTTTTCTATATTTTTCTTCATGAACCAGACTGGCAATATAATAAGCCTTGTTTTCAAGAAAGAATCTAATCGTTAACTTGAAAAGTCGCTCATGATTGACATTTATAGCAAAAACTATAGCAAAGTATTTTATTTATGAGACAATAATCCTTATAAAATGGAGTCTTTAGGCTCTACTATGCTCACAAATCATCTGTGTTTACTATATATCTATTCAGAAAAATAAGTTTTCTCTGACTTTGTTAATCTAACGCTCCGTTTTAACCGCTGCCAGTAACCTCTTGGACTCAACCAATAATTTTGACCAGTCGGTGTGCAAGCGGATTGTTATACAGCTTCGCTTCGCCAGTCTCCCCGAAGGATTGCCCATATTTTTACATCTTCAAATACTCCCCACTTTCGGACTCGTTGACGTAAAACTCCTTCTTGTGTAAACCCATTTTTCTGCAAAACTTTACCTGAACCTGGGTTTCTAACCATGTGGTAAGCGTAGAGCCTATTGAGATCTAAATCCTTAAACCCAAAGAGGAGCATAGACTTTAATGCTTCACTCATATACCCTTGTCCCCACACCTGAGATGTCAACCAAAAACTCAATTCTGCTTGAGAATGTTCTCGCTCGATATCTCGAATTTCGATAACTCCGCAAAATGCTTTCTCAGATTTGCGTTCAATGACAAATGAAACAGAATGCCCTGCCTTAAAATTCTGAATTTGCCTTTGTATATAATTGCTCGCCTCTCCATCAGGATATGGATGAGGGATAGAAATCATTGTATCAGCAACCTCACGAGCACCTGCTGCGACTTGGAGTGACTTTTTATCCGCTAGAGACAAAGAACGCAGGATCAATCTGGTTGTTTCAAGCGTGGGTTGAGCAAGCATTAGACGACTTTCTCTCGACCGACCTTTCCAGCAAATCTTAACATTGAAATTCCTCATTACTGACTTATGCCAGCACAACTAAGAACCTGCTATATGGCAATCCGTCTTCATTTGTGAGAATATTTGATCATCACTACCCTTGGCAAGGAGTAGCCCTTCTTTAAGCCTAGGGTTAAGTCAAAATTTATCAGACACAAAATAATCTTGGGCTAATCTCACGAATCATTACTGTTTGCTATATAACTAGGGATTATACAGAAACTTTCTACATACCAGTCTTAATAAGTTTTTCATGGAAAAAATCTTTTCATCTGATTATAAAGCCATAGGTCAAGCATCCATGCTTGGGGCTTAAATGTTTGGAATCTTTGGATTCTTGAGTCCAAATCCTCAAGTTCAGAGCTAGAGCCTTGAAGCCAGGATGCCCAGGCCAAGAAAAATTGGTCGGGAAACATTAATCGCAGCAAAACAGTCCCGCAACCTAGACAACCGAATAACAGGGAAAACCGCCCACTGAGCCTGATCTTTTTTACCGGAGATGGTCATAATAAGTTAGATTCCTTGCTGATCAATGCCTTGGGTCGTTTTTGGCCTCATTTCCCAGCCCGTTTGATGCTTGTGTGCCGGAGTTCTCTATGACTGCTACCACTACCCCACAACCCAGTGCCAATGATGAATTACCCTTAGTGCCCGAAATGACTGGGGGGAGAGTCCCCTTCACACCCCAACACCATCGCCGGATTCTCTGTGTCTTTCCCCGCTACAGTCGGTCCTTTGGGACTTTTCACTATGCCTATGGGTTGATGGGAACGGTGCGGGCCTTTATGCCACCCCAGGGAATTTTGCTCGTGGCCGCCTATATGCCGGAGTCTTGGGAAGTGCGGTTGGTTGATGAGAATGTTCAGTTAGCCACCGATGCCGACTACGCCTGGGCTGATGTGGTGATTACCAGCGGGATGCACATTCAACGTCCGCAAATTAACAATATCAATGCCATTGCCCACCGCCACGGAAAATTAGTTTGTTTGGGTGGCCCTTCCGTTTCCGCTTGTCCCAGTTATTACCCCGATGTGGATATTTTGCATCTCGGCGAATTGGGGGATGCCACGGACAAAATGCTAGCCTACATTGATGAGTTTGGGTCACAGCGGCCGACTGAGCAGATGATTTTAGAAACCACAGCCCGCCTGCCCCTAAACGAGTTCCCCACGCCGGCCTATCACTTGGTAAATATGCGGAATTACTTTTTGGGCAGTGTTCAATTTTCCAGTGGTTGCCCCTTCCGGTGTGAATTTTGCGATATTCCCGAACTCTATGGCCGCAACCCCCGCCTCAAAAACCCCCAACAAATTACGGCGGAACTGGACAATATGCTGGCTTCGGGCAATCCGGGGGCGGTGTATTTTGTTGATGATAATTTTATTGGCAATCGCCGGGCTGTGACAGAACTCCTCCCGCACCTAATCCAATGGCAGAAAGACCGGGGCTATCCGATCCAATTTGCCTGTGAAGCAACCCTGAATATTGCCCAAAGTCCTAAGCTTTTGGAGATGATGCGAGAGGCCTATTTCTGTACGGTGTTCTGTGGGATTGAAACGCCGGAACCGGAAGCCCTGCGGGGGATTAATAAAGACCAAAACCTGAGTATGCCGATCCTCCAGGCCATCCAAACCCTCAATAAATACGGCATGGAAGTGGTTTCAGGAATCATCATTGGCCTGGATACGGATACGCCCCAAACGGGAGAGCGGATTTTAGAGTTTATTAACGCCTCCCAAATGCCGACCCTGACGATTAATCTCTTGCACGCCTTACCCCGAACTCCCCTATGGCGGCGGTTGGAAGCGGAAGGGCGACTGAATGACGATGAATCCCGTGAATCCAATGTTGAATTTCTGATGCCCTATGAAGAAGTAGTGGAGATGTGGCGGCAGACAATTACAACAGCTTATGAACCGGAATTTCTCTATCAGCGCTTTGCCTATCAAATGGAGCATACCTACCCAAATCGAATTGCGGTTCCGGCCAGCCCAGCCCGCGTCAATCGGGAAAATATTTTCAAGGGCCTACGGTTGATGAAAAATATCCTTTGGAATATTGGCATTACGGGCAGCTATCGGGATACTTTTTGGAAACTGGCCTGGCCGGCTTTGAAGCGGGGGGACATTGAGGGGCTGATTCATGTGGGCGTAGTCGGACATCACCTGATTCAATTTGCCCAAGATTGCGCCCGCGGCGATGAAGCGGCTTCGTTCTATGCCCAACGTCTGCGGGATGACCAGGCCAAGCAAGCCAAAAACATGGCCCAGCCCGTCAGTTCTGCCTCTTAGTGCAATTCCTAAGGACGCTCATGGAGAAACCAACGGTCAAGGTTTAAAAGGGCCTGGGCCTGATGACGGGGGGCAATGCCAGCAGCATCTAAGGTATAAGGCGCGAGGGTGTACTGTTCCCAGGCCAGTTGCCATGCTGCATCTAAGGATTGGGGCGGCCGACCGACTTGGAATTGGAGCATCGTGCCATAATGACAAACCAATGCGGCCTGGTACTGCTCCTGCCAGCGTTTTAAGAAGCTCATGGCCACCTCAGTCCCCACTTGACAGGCCCCAAACCAATGTAGATAGGCCAGACATTCCCAACTATGGGGGGTGGGCAAGAGTAGGAGAGCTTTGGTCATTCCCGGTTCAAACCAATCCAGATGGCTCGTTGTCATTGCGGGGGTGATATTTTGCTCCAGAGAATAGTTAACTTCCCAATTCCATAACCACCATTCTAGGGCTTGGCGAGAGCGAATTGGGGTGCTGGCCTGGAAAGCCTGGAGTTCCGCTGGGCTGGGCGTTACCCCGAGAATCCTAGTTGTGATGGCCAGGCCATAGCTCAGTTCCGCCTCCCAGGCCTGATCATCGAGGTCTGATTCTTGGGACAACAGGGGTTCTAACTCAACTGCCGCAACCCTAGCGATAATCTCTGCGGGCGCAATTTCTTGATGGCCCCTGGCTTCAGCTTCTTCTTGATAGTAAAAACGTGAAAACAGGTCAGCACCCTTGATCTCCTGCTCCCAATTGCCAGCATCGGCTCCCCATAGGGTTGTAATCACCGGGTAGCGTTGGGTCTGCTCTCCGTAGCTGTGCATTAACTGCCAGGCCGCCAGATCTTGATCTAATTCAATCGCAATGGCGAGGGCCTTCTGGTTAGACTCCGGTATATCTAAGGCCAAGATGGAGTGGTCAGCTAAGTCAGTATCTGCAATCAGGGCGGCAAGTTCGGCAGGATCATTCAACATGGCAGGCCTGGGGGCAATGGTGTTGGGCGTTTAAATCCTAGTTGGGTTCTAGTGCTTGGGGGGTTATGGCCAGGTTAATTCGTTTGCCTTGGCGTTCGACTTCTAAGTTCACAGTTCCATTTTCGGGGGTGGCTTCCACTTGCTCTTGAATCTGGCGGGCATTGGGGCGATCTTGACGATTGATTTTGGCGATCCAGTCACCGGGTTGAACGCCAGCTTGGGCCGCAGGTGAATTCTCCACAACGGCAATGACGAGGACTCCTTGGTCTTGTTTCACTTGCCAGGCCGGGTTTTCCTGGTTTAACTCATCCCGAATCGGCCCAGAAAGGTTGACCATCCGAATCCCTAAAAACAGGTGGCGGGCCTGGCCGGTGGTGGTAATTTGCTCGG
This genomic interval carries:
- the aspS gene encoding aspartate--tRNA ligase, with amino-acid sequence MRTHYCADLRVADVDQIVTLFGWVDRRRDHGGVIFLDLRDRTGLVQIVSDPQRTPESYPQADKLRSEYVVKVIGKVRQRPVDSLNPKLPTGEIEIYAESIELLNPVRKQLPFQVSSAEHESVREELRLRYRYLDLRRERMAQNLQLRHQVVKAMRRYLEDQEQFLEVETPLLTRSTPEGARDYLVPSRVNPGEWFALPQSPQLFKQLLMVSGCDRYYQIARCFRDEDLRADRQPEFTQLDMEMSFLDQEEILGLNEGLVCHIFETVKGIKLPRPFPRLTYAEALDRYGTDKPDTRFGLELVDVSDILKDSGFKVFAQAVASGGIVKILPIPGGNEQISNVRIKPGGDLFQEATTAGAKGLAYIRVRENGEIDTIGAIKDNLSPEQKAELLKRTGAQAGHLLLFGAGDTNTVNKTLDRLRQVVGKEFGLIDPSRNDLLWVVDFPMFEWNPTEKRLEALHHPFTAPRPEDINDLKTAKAQAYDLVMNGFEIGGGSLRIYQAELQEQVFETIGLSPEEAHDKFGFLLEAFEYGTPPHGGIAYGLDRLVMLLAGEDSIRDAIAFPKTQQARCLLTGAPANVASQQLKELHVTSTHRPKPN
- a CDS encoding DUF4278 domain-containing protein, coding for MKLTYRGVTYEVNPAHLNVKETAAVAHYRGAEYHPHQALNPPAPKDQGIVYRGAEYHPNLTFSF
- a CDS encoding GNAT family N-acetyltransferase → MLAQPTLETTRLILRSLSLADKKSLQVAAGAREVADTMISIPHPYPDGEASNYIQRQIQNFKAGHSVSFVIERKSEKAFCGVIEIRDIEREHSQAELSFWLTSQVWGQGYMSEALKSMLLFGFKDLDLNRLYAYHMVRNPGSGKVLQKNGFTQEGVLRQRVRKWGVFEDVKIWAILRGDWRSEAV
- a CDS encoding B12-binding domain-containing radical SAM protein translates to MTATTTPQPSANDELPLVPEMTGGRVPFTPQHHRRILCVFPRYSRSFGTFHYAYGLMGTVRAFMPPQGILLVAAYMPESWEVRLVDENVQLATDADYAWADVVITSGMHIQRPQINNINAIAHRHGKLVCLGGPSVSACPSYYPDVDILHLGELGDATDKMLAYIDEFGSQRPTEQMILETTARLPLNEFPTPAYHLVNMRNYFLGSVQFSSGCPFRCEFCDIPELYGRNPRLKNPQQITAELDNMLASGNPGAVYFVDDNFIGNRRAVTELLPHLIQWQKDRGYPIQFACEATLNIAQSPKLLEMMREAYFCTVFCGIETPEPEALRGINKDQNLSMPILQAIQTLNKYGMEVVSGIIIGLDTDTPQTGERILEFINASQMPTLTINLLHALPRTPLWRRLEAEGRLNDDESRESNVEFLMPYEEVVEMWRQTITTAYEPEFLYQRFAYQMEHTYPNRIAVPASPARVNRENIFKGLRLMKNILWNIGITGSYRDTFWKLAWPALKRGDIEGLIHVGVVGHHLIQFAQDCARGDEAASFYAQRLRDDQAKQAKNMAQPVSSAS
- a CDS encoding DUF4253 domain-containing protein, with the translated sequence MLNDPAELAALIADTDLADHSILALDIPESNQKALAIAIELDQDLAAWQLMHSYGEQTQRYPVITTLWGADAGNWEQEIKGADLFSRFYYQEEAEARGHQEIAPAEIIARVAAVELEPLLSQESDLDDQAWEAELSYGLAITTRILGVTPSPAELQAFQASTPIRSRQALEWWLWNWEVNYSLEQNITPAMTTSHLDWFEPGMTKALLLLPTPHSWECLAYLHWFGACQVGTEVAMSFLKRWQEQYQAALVCHYGTMLQFQVGRPPQSLDAAWQLAWEQYTLAPYTLDAAGIAPRHQAQALLNLDRWFLHERP